A region of Lycium barbarum isolate Lr01 chromosome 1, ASM1917538v2, whole genome shotgun sequence DNA encodes the following proteins:
- the LOC132607921 gene encoding uncharacterized protein LOC132607921 isoform X2: MLMHTTFSTSLYPKIHNTQKLKAIKSSVSESTTLKDVPFHSQTQNELNQLKKKVKDPLSCSNKFCFCCSRRDFMAAVGAAALLPIHPSHASNDSSRTDPMAMLDRLHPPRPDWYEELYATAMNTSMKSYEAEIEGYKSELFANLRGDQAKQILEIGIGTGPNLKYYASKAGTSVYGVDPNRKMEKYAQAAADAAGLPPANFKFLHAVSESLPLRDASVDAIIGTLVLCSVADVNLTLQEVRRVLKPGGVYLFVEHVAATVLRFVQGLLDPLQQTLADGCHLTRKTGKSITEAGFSDVDSHQVVLSSASLINPHIIGMARN; this comes from the exons ATGTTGATGCATACAACCTTTTCCACATCTTTGTATCCCAAGATTCACAATACCCAGAAACTAAAAGCAATAAAATCATCTGTTTCTGAAAGCACAACCTTAAAAGATGTCCCTTTTCATTCTCAAACTCAAAATGAATTGAAccaattgaagaaaaaggtaaaagaCCCTTTGAGCTGTAGTAACAAATTTTGCTTCTGCTGCAGTAGAAGAGACTTTATGGCAGCAGTAGGAGCAGCTGCTCTATTGCCCATTCATCCTTCACATGCTTCTAATGATTCATCACGTACTGATCCCATG GCAATGTTGGATAGGTTGCATCCTCCTAGGCCAGATTGGTACGAGGAGTTATATGCAACAGCCATGAACACAAGTATGAAATCTTACGAAGCAGAG ATTGAAGGTTACAAGTCAGAGCTTTTTGCTAATCTGAGAGGTGATCAAGCGAAACAAATCCTCGAAATTGGCATTGGGACAGGTCCAAATTTGAAGTATTATGCCAGTAAGGCGGGCACTTCCGTTTATGGCGTTGATCCAAACAGGAAGATGGAGAAATATGCACAAGCAGCAGCAGACGCCGCAGGCCTTCCACCTGCGAATTTCAAATTCCTGCATGCA GTTTCTGAGTCGTTGCCATTACGTGATGCTTCAGTTGATGCTATCATTGGCACCCTTGTGTTATGTTCTGTCGCAGATGTTAATCTGACACTGCAAG AGGTCAGAAGGGTGCTCAAGCCTGGTGGTGTTTACCTCTTTGTTGAACATGTGGCTGCAACAG TTCTCAGATTTGTTCAGGGACTGCTTGATCCATTGCAGCAAACGCTCGCAGATGGTTGTCATCTTACCAGGAAAACAGGAAAGAGTATCACTGAAGCCGGTTTCTCAGATGTAGATAGTCATCAAGTTGTATTATCATCTGCCTCACTGATAAATCCTCATATCATTGGCATGGCTCGCAACTAA
- the LOC132607921 gene encoding uncharacterized protein LOC132607921 isoform X1, whose product MLMHTTFSTSLYPKIHNTQKLKAIKSSVSESTTLKDVPFHSQTQNELNQLKKKVKDPLSCSNKFCFCCSRRDFMAAVGAAALLPIHPSHASNDSSRTDPMAMLDRLHPPRPDWYEELYATAMNTSMKSYEAEIEGYKSELFANLRGDQAKQILEIGIGTGPNLKYYASKAGTSVYGVDPNRKMEKYAQAAADAAGLPPANFKFLHAVSESLPLRDASVDAIIGTLVLCSVADVNLTLQEVRRVLKPGGVYLFVEHVAATDGTVLRFVQGLLDPLQQTLADGCHLTRKTGKSITEAGFSDVDSHQVVLSSASLINPHIIGMARN is encoded by the exons ATGTTGATGCATACAACCTTTTCCACATCTTTGTATCCCAAGATTCACAATACCCAGAAACTAAAAGCAATAAAATCATCTGTTTCTGAAAGCACAACCTTAAAAGATGTCCCTTTTCATTCTCAAACTCAAAATGAATTGAAccaattgaagaaaaaggtaaaagaCCCTTTGAGCTGTAGTAACAAATTTTGCTTCTGCTGCAGTAGAAGAGACTTTATGGCAGCAGTAGGAGCAGCTGCTCTATTGCCCATTCATCCTTCACATGCTTCTAATGATTCATCACGTACTGATCCCATG GCAATGTTGGATAGGTTGCATCCTCCTAGGCCAGATTGGTACGAGGAGTTATATGCAACAGCCATGAACACAAGTATGAAATCTTACGAAGCAGAG ATTGAAGGTTACAAGTCAGAGCTTTTTGCTAATCTGAGAGGTGATCAAGCGAAACAAATCCTCGAAATTGGCATTGGGACAGGTCCAAATTTGAAGTATTATGCCAGTAAGGCGGGCACTTCCGTTTATGGCGTTGATCCAAACAGGAAGATGGAGAAATATGCACAAGCAGCAGCAGACGCCGCAGGCCTTCCACCTGCGAATTTCAAATTCCTGCATGCA GTTTCTGAGTCGTTGCCATTACGTGATGCTTCAGTTGATGCTATCATTGGCACCCTTGTGTTATGTTCTGTCGCAGATGTTAATCTGACACTGCAAG AGGTCAGAAGGGTGCTCAAGCCTGGTGGTGTTTACCTCTTTGTTGAACATGTGGCTGCAACAG ATGGGACAGTTCTCAGATTTGTTCAGGGACTGCTTGATCCATTGCAGCAAACGCTCGCAGATGGTTGTCATCTTACCAGGAAAACAGGAAAGAGTATCACTGAAGCCGGTTTCTCAGATGTAGATAGTCATCAAGTTGTATTATCATCTGCCTCACTGATAAATCCTCATATCATTGGCATGGCTCGCAACTAA
- the LOC132607921 gene encoding uncharacterized protein LOC132607921 isoform X4 has protein sequence MLMHTTFSTSLYPKIHNTQKLKAIKSSVSESTTLKDVPFHSQTQNELNQLKKKVKDPLSCSNKFCFCCSRRDFMAAVGAAALLPIHPSHASNDSSRTDPMAMLDRLHPPRPDWYEELYATAMNTSMKSYEAEIEGYKSELFANLRGDQAKQILEIGIGTGPNLKYYASKAGTSVYGVDPNRKMEKYAQAAADAAGLPPANFKFLHAVSESLPLRDASVDAIIGTLVLCSVADVNLTLQEGCSSLVVFTSLLNMWLQQFSDLFRDCLIHCSKRSQMVVILPGKQERVSLKPVSQM, from the exons ATGTTGATGCATACAACCTTTTCCACATCTTTGTATCCCAAGATTCACAATACCCAGAAACTAAAAGCAATAAAATCATCTGTTTCTGAAAGCACAACCTTAAAAGATGTCCCTTTTCATTCTCAAACTCAAAATGAATTGAAccaattgaagaaaaaggtaaaagaCCCTTTGAGCTGTAGTAACAAATTTTGCTTCTGCTGCAGTAGAAGAGACTTTATGGCAGCAGTAGGAGCAGCTGCTCTATTGCCCATTCATCCTTCACATGCTTCTAATGATTCATCACGTACTGATCCCATG GCAATGTTGGATAGGTTGCATCCTCCTAGGCCAGATTGGTACGAGGAGTTATATGCAACAGCCATGAACACAAGTATGAAATCTTACGAAGCAGAG ATTGAAGGTTACAAGTCAGAGCTTTTTGCTAATCTGAGAGGTGATCAAGCGAAACAAATCCTCGAAATTGGCATTGGGACAGGTCCAAATTTGAAGTATTATGCCAGTAAGGCGGGCACTTCCGTTTATGGCGTTGATCCAAACAGGAAGATGGAGAAATATGCACAAGCAGCAGCAGACGCCGCAGGCCTTCCACCTGCGAATTTCAAATTCCTGCATGCA GTTTCTGAGTCGTTGCCATTACGTGATGCTTCAGTTGATGCTATCATTGGCACCCTTGTGTTATGTTCTGTCGCAGATGTTAATCTGACACTGCAAG AAGGGTGCTCAAGCCTGGTGGTGTTTACCTCTTTGTTGAACATGTGGCTGCAACAG TTCTCAGATTTGTTCAGGGACTGCTTGATCCATTGCAGCAAACGCTCGCAGATGGTTGTCATCTTACCAGGAAAACAGGAAAGAGTATCACTGAAGCCGGTTTCTCAGATGTAG
- the LOC132607921 gene encoding uncharacterized protein LOC132607921 isoform X3 produces MLMHTTFSTSLYPKIHNTQKLKAIKSSVSESTTLKDVPFHSQTQNELNQLKKKVKDPLSCSNKFCFCCSRRDFMAAVGAAALLPIHPSHASNDSSRTDPMAMLDRLHPPRPDWYEELYATAMNTSMKSYEAEIEGYKSELFANLRGDQAKQILEIGIGTGPNLKYYASKAGTSVYGVDPNRKMEKYAQAAADAAGLPPANFKFLHAVSESLPLRDASVDAIIGTLVLCSVADVNLTLQEGCSSLVVFTSLLNMWLQQMGQFSDLFRDCLIHCSKRSQMVVILPGKQERVSLKPVSQM; encoded by the exons ATGTTGATGCATACAACCTTTTCCACATCTTTGTATCCCAAGATTCACAATACCCAGAAACTAAAAGCAATAAAATCATCTGTTTCTGAAAGCACAACCTTAAAAGATGTCCCTTTTCATTCTCAAACTCAAAATGAATTGAAccaattgaagaaaaaggtaaaagaCCCTTTGAGCTGTAGTAACAAATTTTGCTTCTGCTGCAGTAGAAGAGACTTTATGGCAGCAGTAGGAGCAGCTGCTCTATTGCCCATTCATCCTTCACATGCTTCTAATGATTCATCACGTACTGATCCCATG GCAATGTTGGATAGGTTGCATCCTCCTAGGCCAGATTGGTACGAGGAGTTATATGCAACAGCCATGAACACAAGTATGAAATCTTACGAAGCAGAG ATTGAAGGTTACAAGTCAGAGCTTTTTGCTAATCTGAGAGGTGATCAAGCGAAACAAATCCTCGAAATTGGCATTGGGACAGGTCCAAATTTGAAGTATTATGCCAGTAAGGCGGGCACTTCCGTTTATGGCGTTGATCCAAACAGGAAGATGGAGAAATATGCACAAGCAGCAGCAGACGCCGCAGGCCTTCCACCTGCGAATTTCAAATTCCTGCATGCA GTTTCTGAGTCGTTGCCATTACGTGATGCTTCAGTTGATGCTATCATTGGCACCCTTGTGTTATGTTCTGTCGCAGATGTTAATCTGACACTGCAAG AAGGGTGCTCAAGCCTGGTGGTGTTTACCTCTTTGTTGAACATGTGGCTGCAACAG ATGGGACAGTTCTCAGATTTGTTCAGGGACTGCTTGATCCATTGCAGCAAACGCTCGCAGATGGTTGTCATCTTACCAGGAAAACAGGAAAGAGTATCACTGAAGCCGGTTTCTCAGATGTAG
- the LOC132607935 gene encoding E3 ubiquitin protein ligase DRIP2-like isoform X2, producing the protein MNFVYLLSVCRKCIYKKLSDEETECCPICNIDLGCVPLEKLRPDHNLQDLRAKIFPYKRQKVQAPEVVPSVTPPIRRKERSLSSLVVSTPRVSTQTGTTGRRSKSVARKALRGSTFPVEKPAKKEENSGEDQLDSSSSPETLNKFTQNIRQNSSSAELSGQPTPDNETENGMDQWEGKVDLWKPLNCLVEVANRSKSAKFTSQGSTAKSECLDSHDNEAHVRKTKVKKHGLKIKVHDDKNNSGPAQLESDKPKKIRRNRQKKASEFEGFSISPQAVLDAMATKCERRNNPIWFSLVASEDQEGDAPLPQISASYLRIKDGNIPVSFIQKYLMRKLDLMSEDEVEIRCMGQLILPTLQLNTLVDMWLETTSSEKVPAITGSSAKDFVMVLVYAHKVPGHQSS; encoded by the exons ATGAATTTCGTGTATTTACTCAGTG TTTGCAGGAAATGCATCTATAAGAAGCTCTCTGATGAAGAAACAGAATGCTGTCCGATATGCAATATCGACTTGGGTTGTGTTCCATTAGAGAAATTGAG GCCAGATCATAATTTGCAAGATCTAAGAGCAAAGATATTCCCTTACAAGAGGCAAAAGGTGCAGGCACCTGAAGTTGTGCCTTCAGTTACCCCTCCAATCAGGAGAAAAGAGAGATCACTATCATCACTAGTGGTCAGCACTCCAAGAGTATCAACACAGACTGGAACAACAGGAAGAAGATCAAAATCAGTGGCAAGAAAAGCATTACGAGGCTCCACATTTCCTGTCGAGAAACCTGCCAAGAAAGAGGAAAATTCTGGGGAAGATCAGCTGGATAGCTCTAGTTCACCTGAGACTTTGAACAAGTTTACTCAGAACATTAGGCAG AATTCTTCCAGTGCTGAGCTATCTGGCCAACCCACACCTGATAACGAAACAGAGAATGGCATGGACCAGTGGGAAGGTAAAGTTGATTTATGGAAACCTTTGAACTGCTTGGTGGAGGTAGCGAATCGGAGCAAGTCTGCGAAGTTTACTTCCCAAGGTTCTACTGCCAAATCAGAATGTCTGGATTCCCATGACAATGAGGCCCATGTCCGTAAAACTAAAGTTAAAAAACATGGACTGAAAATCAAAGTCCACGATGACAAGAATAACAGTGGACCTGCTCAGTTGGAGTCAGATAAACCTAAAAAGATCCGGAGGAATAGGCaaaagaaggcatcagaattTGAAGGATTTAGTATTTCGCCTCAAGCTGTGCTGGATGCAATGGCTACCAAGTGTGAAAGGAGGAATAATCCAATTTGGTTCTCATTAGTGGCCTCTGAAGATCA GGAGGGAGATGCACCTTTGCCCCAGATTTCTGCAAGTTACTTGAGAATAAA GGATGGCAATATTCCTGTTTCTTTCATCCAAAAGTATCTGATGAGGAAGTTAGATCTTATGAGCGAAGATGAG GTTGAAATTAGATGTATGGGTCAGTTGATACTCCCCACTTTACAACTGAATACTTTGGTAGATATGTGGCTTGAAACTACTTCATCAGAAAAAGTACCAGCTATAACTGGTTCATCAGCAAAGGACTTTGTGATGGTGCTCGTTTATGCTCATAAGGTCCCGGGCCATCAATCTTCTTGA
- the LOC132607935 gene encoding E3 ubiquitin protein ligase DRIP2-like isoform X1: MANEVVEVKRDTIAACVTCPLCHKLFRDATTVSECLHTFCRKCIYKKLSDEETECCPICNIDLGCVPLEKLRPDHNLQDLRAKIFPYKRQKVQAPEVVPSVTPPIRRKERSLSSLVVSTPRVSTQTGTTGRRSKSVARKALRGSTFPVEKPAKKEENSGEDQLDSSSSPETLNKFTQNIRQNSSSAELSGQPTPDNETENGMDQWEGKVDLWKPLNCLVEVANRSKSAKFTSQGSTAKSECLDSHDNEAHVRKTKVKKHGLKIKVHDDKNNSGPAQLESDKPKKIRRNRQKKASEFEGFSISPQAVLDAMATKCERRNNPIWFSLVASEDQEGDAPLPQISASYLRIKDGNIPVSFIQKYLMRKLDLMSEDEVEIRCMGQLILPTLQLNTLVDMWLETTSSEKVPAITGSSAKDFVMVLVYAHKVPGHQSS, translated from the exons ATGGCAAATGAAGTGGTGGAAGTGAAGAGAGATACAATTGCAGCATGCGTAACATGCCCTCTCTGTCATAAGCTATTTAGAGATGCTACTACTGTTTCCGAATGTCTTCATACCT TTTGCAGGAAATGCATCTATAAGAAGCTCTCTGATGAAGAAACAGAATGCTGTCCGATATGCAATATCGACTTGGGTTGTGTTCCATTAGAGAAATTGAG GCCAGATCATAATTTGCAAGATCTAAGAGCAAAGATATTCCCTTACAAGAGGCAAAAGGTGCAGGCACCTGAAGTTGTGCCTTCAGTTACCCCTCCAATCAGGAGAAAAGAGAGATCACTATCATCACTAGTGGTCAGCACTCCAAGAGTATCAACACAGACTGGAACAACAGGAAGAAGATCAAAATCAGTGGCAAGAAAAGCATTACGAGGCTCCACATTTCCTGTCGAGAAACCTGCCAAGAAAGAGGAAAATTCTGGGGAAGATCAGCTGGATAGCTCTAGTTCACCTGAGACTTTGAACAAGTTTACTCAGAACATTAGGCAG AATTCTTCCAGTGCTGAGCTATCTGGCCAACCCACACCTGATAACGAAACAGAGAATGGCATGGACCAGTGGGAAGGTAAAGTTGATTTATGGAAACCTTTGAACTGCTTGGTGGAGGTAGCGAATCGGAGCAAGTCTGCGAAGTTTACTTCCCAAGGTTCTACTGCCAAATCAGAATGTCTGGATTCCCATGACAATGAGGCCCATGTCCGTAAAACTAAAGTTAAAAAACATGGACTGAAAATCAAAGTCCACGATGACAAGAATAACAGTGGACCTGCTCAGTTGGAGTCAGATAAACCTAAAAAGATCCGGAGGAATAGGCaaaagaaggcatcagaattTGAAGGATTTAGTATTTCGCCTCAAGCTGTGCTGGATGCAATGGCTACCAAGTGTGAAAGGAGGAATAATCCAATTTGGTTCTCATTAGTGGCCTCTGAAGATCA GGAGGGAGATGCACCTTTGCCCCAGATTTCTGCAAGTTACTTGAGAATAAA GGATGGCAATATTCCTGTTTCTTTCATCCAAAAGTATCTGATGAGGAAGTTAGATCTTATGAGCGAAGATGAG GTTGAAATTAGATGTATGGGTCAGTTGATACTCCCCACTTTACAACTGAATACTTTGGTAGATATGTGGCTTGAAACTACTTCATCAGAAAAAGTACCAGCTATAACTGGTTCATCAGCAAAGGACTTTGTGATGGTGCTCGTTTATGCTCATAAGGTCCCGGGCCATCAATCTTCTTGA
- the LOC132626741 gene encoding photosystem II reaction center W protein, chloroplastic-like, producing the protein MASFTACSTTVSSVARVALVHNGSVSRPSSVLGLPAMNKNMGKMRCSMERKPEGQESESKLGMCGSLMAAACAASMSISPAAMALVDERMSTEGTGLPFGLSNNLLGWILFGVFGLIWSLYTVYTSSLDEDDDSGLSL; encoded by the exons ATGGCTAGCTTCACTGCTTGCAGTACTACAGTTTCTTCAGTTGCCCGTGTGGCTCTCGTGCATAATGGATCTGTATCCCGCCCATCCTCTGTTCTTG GATTGCCAGCCATGAACAAGAATATGGGAAAAATGAGATGTTCAATGGAAAGAAAGCCAGAAGGGCAAGAAAGTGAGTCAAAATTAGGAATGTGTGGATCATTGATGGCCGCAGCATGTGCAGCAAGCATGTCAATCAGCCCAGCAGCAATGGCACTAGTGGATGAGAGAATGAGCACAGAAGGAACTGGGCTTCCATTTGGGCTCAGCAACAACCTACTTGGTTGGATCCTTTTTGGAGTCTTCGGTTTGATTTGGTCTCTTTACACTGTTTACACTTCTAGCCTTGATGAGGATGACGACTCTGGATTGTCCCTTTGA
- the LOC132607947 gene encoding F-box/LRR-repeat protein 17-like yields MQGRRPHPATSTPISDVILPKRGKKRGNYNCGRCGVPKKGHVCNYPKNLNPIDNPNPTSPNPNRELIILSSPPSVTRPQPPPQLPRHVPPQLRRALSFDDISDSHGSDDESDNESDLFGSGSGVGKLPGSCLWEVFKRLTPPELLYAARVCKAWRETSRRIWKYAEELRLRVPVKAQIGLVGSVLKKCPGLVKLSLRMESDIDATMLACIAFSCPKLYSLEICTSDTSVNRITGDELGRFVAEKRCLTNLKMEGCSNLGGFTLCSTSLSTLSLSDLYCHAKMVFNCPNLKDISLDFSRQENDTTDLTLMVDGLGRSCPRLQNIHIASIRLTHAVVLALTAANLRGLLMLSLVLGSEITDASVAAITSSYSSLELLDLSGSSISDSGIGMICNVYPETLSKLLLALCPNITSSGIQFAAAQLPNLELLDCGMTICDPDLDNPTTQENNKKLHRIYQKLIIKHTCLKKFSLWGCSGFDALYLNCPELNDLNLNSCTNLNPERLLLQCPNLESVHALGCKDTLVETLQNQVCTDFMAMEDHFHCKRLPDGSKRIRVPHLFTPQPIDKKRKRITKRNCTVLVN; encoded by the exons ATGCAGGGCCGCCGTCCCCACCCAGCCACCTCTACACCTATCTCCGATGTTATCCTTCCCAAGCGTGGCAAAAAGCGTGGTAATTACAATTGTGGCCGTTGTGGTGTACCCAAAAAAGGCCATGTTTGTAATTATCCTAAGAACCTTAATCCCATTGATAATCCTAATCCCACCAGTCCTAATCCTAACCGCGAATTAATCATTTTATCTTCTCCACCCTCCGTTACTCGTCCTCAACCGCCACCTCAGCTGCCACGTCACGTACCACCACAGCTCCGACGAGCGCTTTCATTTGATGACATTAGTGACTCACATGGATCTGATGACGAATCCGATAATGAATCGGATCTATTCGGGTCCGGGTCGGGGGTAGGGAAGTTGCCGGGTAGTTGTTTATGGGAAGTGTTTAAGAGATTGACTCCACCGGAGTTGCTTTATGCGGCTAGGGTTTGTAAGGCGTGGAGAGAAACTTCTAGAAGGATCTGGAAGTATGCTGAGGAGCTTAGACTTAGGGTTCCTGTAAAAGCCCAGATTGGACTTGTCGGGTCGGTTTTGAAGAAGTGTCCTGGGCTTGTTAAGCTTtctcttagaatggaaag TGACATTGATGCTACCATGCTGGCCTGCATTGCATTTTCCTGCCCTAAACTGTATTCACTGGAGATATGTACATCTGATACCTCAGTCAATCGGATCACTGG GGATGAGTTGGGCCGTTTTGTTGCTGAGAAAAGATGTCTTACTAATCTCAAGATGGAAGGCTGCTCTAATCTTGGGGGTTTTACTCTTTGTTCAACCAGTCTCTCAACTCTTTCGCTTTCAGATCTCTATTGTCATGCAAAGATG GTCTTTAACTGCCCCAACCTGAAGGATATTTCCTTGGATTTTTCTCGGCAAGAAAATGATACCACTGATCTTACTCTCATGGTGGATGGTCTTGGAAGGAGCTGTCCAAGGCTCCAGAATATTCATATTGCCTCTATCCGCCTAACACATGCTGTTGTGCTTGCTTTAACAGCAGCAAATCTAAG GGGGTTACTGATGCTCTCTCTTGTACTGGGGTCAGAGATAACTGATGCATCTGTTGCAGCTATCACTTCAAGCTACTCAAGCCTTGAGTTGCTTGATTTGAGTGG GTCTAGCATTAGTGATAGTGGCATTGGAATGATATGCAATGTATATCCCGAGACATTGTCTAAACTTCTCCTTGCTCTTTGTCCAAATATCACTTCAA GTGGCATTCAATTTGCTGCAGCTCAGTTGCCTAATCTAGAGCTCTTGGACTGTGGTATGACCATATGTGATCCTGATTTGGACAATCCAACAACTCAGGAAAATAATAAAAAACTGCACCGTATATATCAAAAACTGATTATTAAACATACCTGCTTGAAGAAATTCAGCTTATGGGGTTGCTCTGGCTTCGAT GCATTATATCTAAATTGCCCCGAACTTAACGATTTGAACCTGAACTCTTGTACAAATCTGAATCCAG AGAGATTGTTACTCCAGTGCCCCAATCTGGAAAGTGTTCATGCATTAGGTTGCAAGGACACGTTGGTTGAAACCCTTCAGAATCAG GTATGCACAGATTTTATGGCTATGGAAGATCATTTTCATTGCAAGCGTCTTCCTGATGGCTCTAAAAGGATCAGAGTTCCACATTTGTTCACCCCACAG CCAATTGACAAGAAGAGAAAGAGGATTACAAAGCGCAATTGTACTGTGCTTGTAAATTAG
- the LOC132618096 gene encoding uncharacterized mitochondrial protein AtMg00810-like, which produces MLVTGSNEQLIENTKAALHKAFRMKDLGNLKFFLGMEFSRTARGIVVNQRKYALEILSDLGLGTVKPAWTPLDPNIRLTITELDDLIEEAEDDVVLEDKAQYQRLIGRMLYLTLTRPDIAYSVQTLSQFLQQPKKSHWGTSIRVMRYVKREPTLEILLSNEKSNELTVFCDADWASYPNTKRSVSGFIVKHGNTLVSWMSKKQNVVSKSSAEAGPMQYQKWYGLQHCSRSWVMRYVNQ; this is translated from the coding sequence ATGCTTGTGACTGGAAGTAATGAGCAGCTCATAGAGAACACTAAAGCTGCTTTGCACAAAGCTTTCAGAATGAAGGACCTTGGGAATCTGAAGTTTTTTCTAGGTATGGAATTTAGCAGAACAGCCAGAGGGATTGTGGTAAACCAAAGGAAATATGCTTTGGAAATACTTTCAGACCTTGGTCTTGGTACTGTGAAACCAGCATGGACTCCATTGGATCCAAATATCAGGTTAACAATAACAGAGTTGGATGATTTAATAGAAGAAGCTGAAGATGATGTTGTATTAGAGGATAAGGCACAGTATCAAAGGTTGATAGGAAGAATGTTATATCTGACCCTTACAAGACCAGACATAGCATATTCAGTACAAACCTTGAGTCAATTCTTGCAACAACCAAAGAAATCCCATTGGGGAACATCAATAAGAGTAATGAGATATGTGAAAAGGGAACCAACATTGGAGATTTTATTAAGTAATGAGAAATCCAATGAATTAACAGTCTTTTGTGATGCAGACTGGGCTTCTTACCCAAACACAAAAAGATCAGTGTCAGGCTTCATAGTTAAACATGGGAATACACTCGTTTCATGGATGTCAAAGAAGCAGAATGTGGTGTCAAAATCATCAGCAGAAGCCGGGCCAATGCAGTATCAGAAGTGGTATGGATTACAGCACTGTTCAAGGAGTTGGGTCATGAGGTATGTGAACCAGTAA